Proteins from one Microcaecilia unicolor chromosome 2, aMicUni1.1, whole genome shotgun sequence genomic window:
- the LOC115461421 gene encoding fibroblast growth factor-binding protein 1-like: MKIRNLTFLCILVLLSQLLLVNCNQQTERKQDKENKEKSQDAGKQKGARKGERKQTGTDQHEKGQKAKGGKGALQGKFSTKDKTECTWAVTGEDTVNLRVECIKSDTSFWCVFSGTPSSCPHFKADQKNYWKQIGRALKKQKNLCESPKSVLKSKVCKKGPQEAHLSLTSSSLVQRGNMGKDEVAVQEEAKTHTTEHVDKDLAKDGVECSEDGDTVDQGKLGEEYCGKTWSAFCTFFFSMVQDKKC; the protein is encoded by the coding sequence ATGAAGATCAGAAATCTGACATTTCTGTGCATCCTGGTACTGCTGTCACAACTTTTACTGGTCAACTGTAATCAACAGACAGAAAGAAAACAGGACaaagaaaacaaggaaaagagCCAGGATGCTGGCAAACAGAAAGGTGCAAGGAAAGGTGAAAGAAAACAGACTGGAACGGACCAGCATGAAAAGGGACAGAAAGCAAAAGGAGGAAAAGGTGCCCTCCAGGGCAAATTTTCAACCAAAGACAAGACAGAGTGTACCTGGGCAGTTACTGGGGAGGACACTGTTAACTTGAGAGTAGAGTGTATCAAGAGCGACACCAGCTTCTGGTGCGTATTTTCAGGAACTCCTTCCTCCTGCCCTCATTTTAAAGCAGACCAGAAAAACTATTGGAAACAGATCGGGCGAGCCCTCAAGAAGCAGAAGAACCTCTGCGAAAGCCCAAAGAGTGTTCTGAAATCAAAGGTATGCAAGAAAGGACCACAGGAAGCACATCTCAGCCTAACGAGCTCTAGCCTGGTGCAGAGAGgaaacatggggaaggatgaGGTGGCAGTCCAGGAGGAAGCAAAGACTCACACTACAGAGCATGTGGACAAGGACTTAGCAAAGGATGGTGTTGAGTGCTCCGAAGATGGGGATACCGTGGACCAGGGAAAGTTAGGTGAAGAGTACTGTGGGAAGACATGGAGTGCTTTCTGTACCTTCTTCTTCTCAATGGTGCAGGACAAAAAGTGTTGA